A single region of the Triticum dicoccoides isolate Atlit2015 ecotype Zavitan chromosome 2B, WEW_v2.0, whole genome shotgun sequence genome encodes:
- the LOC119360171 gene encoding dehydration-responsive element-binding protein 1C-like, giving the protein MVVVSTAVGLFIGNKGSSTGGVGMDQPGKGYVTGTSVPPKRPARRTKTRHPVYRGVRRRAGRWVSEVREPNKKSRIWLGTFATPEAAARAHDVAALALRGRDACLNFADSASLLVVDPATLCTPEDIRTAAIALAESAWPAAAQASASEPAPAMMTIQEAAATPYDDDYAWQYVDMDQHSYYYDGMGAGGDWHMDGDDDDDSAGDIALWSY; this is encoded by the exons atggtcgtagtcagcacggcCGTCGGCCTTTTCATCGGCAAC aaggggtcgtcgaccgGTGGTGTTGGT ATGGACCAGCCCGGCAAGGGATACGTGACCGGGACGTCGGTGCCCCCGAAGCGGCCAGCACGGCGGACTAAGACGCGTCACCCGGTGTACCGCGGCGTGCGGCGCCGCGCGGGGCGGTGGGTGAGCGAGGTGCGCGAGCCCAACAAGAAGTCGCGCATCTGGCTCGGCACCTTCGCCACCCCGGAGGCCGCCGCGCGCGCCCACGACGTGGCGGCCCTCGCCCTGCGCGGCCGCGATGCCTGCCTCAACTTCGCCGACTCCGCGTCCCTGCTCGTCGTCGACCCGGCCACGCTCTGCACGCCCGAGGACATCCGCACCGCCGCCATCGCGCTCGCCGAGTCCGCGTGGCCCGCCGCGGCCCAGGCGTCCGCGTCTGAGCCTGCGCCGGCGATGATGACGATACAGGAGGCCGCGGCGACGCCGTACGACGACGACTACGCCTGGCAGTACGTTGATATGGACCAGCATTCCTACTACTACGATGGGATGGGTGCCGGTGGCGACTGGCATATGGacggagacgacgacgacgacagcgCAGGAGACATCGCGCTCTGGAGCTACTGA